A genome region from Opitutaceae bacterium includes the following:
- the rpmJ gene encoding 50S ribosomal protein L36: MKVVSSIKSAKKRHPACQVVRRRGKIYVINKVEPRYKARQG, from the coding sequence ATGAAAGTCGTTTCCTCTATCAAATCCGCGAAGAAGCGTCACCCGGCGTGCCAGGTTGTTCGCCGTCGCGGCAAGATCTATGTGATCAACAAGGTCGAGCCGCGCTACAAGGCTCGCCAGGGCTGA
- a CDS encoding alpha/beta fold hydrolase — protein MIALAHRDFGTQGRPSLVILHGLLGSSRNWQTVARDLSPHFHVMALDLRNHGSSPHADDCSFEAMVGDVLAWMDRKNIPRTTLLGHSLGGKVAMLLACRHVDRVERLIVVDIAPKAYLSHAHRAEFAAMNELDLATLKSRGEAELRFEARVPDWGMRKFLATNLERTEDGSWRWAVNLPTLTRALQTLEDNSLLSRDRYCGPARFIVGGRSRYVSASDESEIRLHFPHASLKRIENSGHNPHMEAREEFVAEVLEFALEANADGQFHPG, from the coding sequence ATGATCGCGCTCGCACATAGGGATTTTGGCACGCAGGGCAGACCATCGCTGGTGATACTGCACGGCCTGCTGGGCTCGTCTCGAAACTGGCAGACCGTTGCACGCGATCTTTCGCCGCACTTTCACGTCATGGCTCTCGATCTGCGGAATCACGGCTCGTCACCGCATGCTGACGACTGTTCGTTTGAAGCGATGGTGGGCGACGTCCTGGCGTGGATGGATCGCAAGAACATCCCGAGAACAACGCTGCTGGGGCACAGTCTGGGTGGGAAGGTGGCCATGCTCCTTGCCTGCCGGCATGTCGATCGCGTCGAGCGGTTGATAGTGGTGGATATCGCGCCGAAGGCCTATCTTTCGCACGCTCACCGGGCTGAATTTGCCGCCATGAACGAGCTGGATCTCGCAACATTGAAATCGCGGGGTGAGGCGGAGCTACGCTTCGAGGCGCGCGTCCCCGACTGGGGCATGCGAAAGTTCCTGGCCACAAACTTGGAGCGAACGGAGGACGGATCCTGGAGATGGGCGGTGAATCTTCCAACCCTCACACGGGCGCTGCAAACCCTTGAGGACAACTCTCTCCTGAGTCGCGATCGCTATTGCGGCCCGGCTCGGTTTATTGTCGGAGGGAGGTCGCGTTATGTCTCAGCTTCGGACGAATCAGAGATTCGCCTCCATTTTCCGCATGCATCACTGAAGCGCATTGAGAATTCCGGCCACAATCCCCATATGGAGGCGCGGGAGGAGTTTGTCGCGGAGGTGCTGGAATTTGCCCTGGAGGCCAATGCGGACGGACAGTTCCACCCGGGATGA
- the rpmE gene encoding 50S ribosomal protein L31, which translates to MKAEGHPTLNNVCFLDIGTGKRFLTKSTMKSTRKEKIDGTEYHIIVRDVTMDSHPAYTGEKRLVDTAGRVEKFTHKFKRGTSRK; encoded by the coding sequence ATGAAAGCTGAAGGCCATCCCACGCTCAACAATGTGTGCTTCCTCGATATCGGTACAGGCAAGCGCTTCCTCACCAAGTCGACCATGAAGTCGACGCGAAAGGAGAAGATCGACGGCACCGAGTACCACATCATCGTTCGTGACGTCACGATGGACTCGCATCCGGCCTACACCGGCGAAAAGCGCCTGGTCGACACCGCGGGTCGCGTCGAAAAGTTCACGCACAAGTTCAAGCGCGGCACCAGCAGGAAATAG
- a CDS encoding DNA polymerase III subunit gamma/tau, with translation MDSDSHPLPWHDSLANTSALAVIDRAIRRNRLSHSLLLTGDDPATLEHVALGIADRILNVKESSARFHPDQHPDCFQTRPAGKMRIIGAEAARALINRTQVSASVSPHKVAILHEADRMNPAASNIFLKTLEEPPANTTLLLLTRRPYALLPTIRSRVLHFRFSQSAERVKAEGWDAWIKDYHAWIGSLSVVQASDKKSAADVIFSLYGLVARFATILESAASEEWGRMKEKLPADMDDDESEAFEAGISIGLRTRLFAEIARSTRDFAVSQLETGDERVRRAIVAAIDRLEHVTGLLRVNLNESAALEQFLLGSLRIWSRRST, from the coding sequence ATGGACTCCGACTCGCATCCTCTGCCCTGGCACGATTCTCTGGCAAACACCTCCGCACTCGCGGTCATTGATCGGGCCATCAGGCGGAACCGTCTTTCCCACAGCCTTCTCCTGACAGGCGACGATCCCGCGACACTGGAACATGTGGCGCTTGGAATCGCGGATAGGATCCTGAATGTGAAGGAGTCGTCGGCCCGATTCCATCCCGACCAGCATCCAGACTGCTTCCAGACGAGGCCTGCCGGAAAAATGCGCATCATCGGTGCGGAGGCGGCACGTGCGCTCATAAACAGGACCCAGGTGTCGGCCAGTGTTTCTCCGCACAAGGTCGCCATTCTCCATGAGGCCGACCGCATGAATCCCGCGGCGTCCAACATCTTTCTGAAGACCCTGGAGGAGCCGCCCGCCAACACCACGCTGCTTCTTCTCACACGGCGGCCCTATGCACTCCTTCCGACGATCCGCAGTCGTGTGCTGCACTTCCGCTTTTCCCAGTCAGCCGAGCGAGTGAAGGCGGAGGGATGGGATGCCTGGATCAAGGACTATCACGCATGGATCGGAAGCCTCTCGGTCGTGCAGGCGTCGGACAAGAAATCCGCAGCCGATGTCATTTTCTCCCTTTACGGGCTGGTTGCCCGCTTCGCCACCATCCTCGAGTCCGCCGCCTCAGAGGAATGGGGTCGCATGAAGGAGAAATTGCCAGCGGACATGGATGACGATGAAAGCGAGGCTTTTGAGGCTGGCATCTCGATCGGACTGCGCACGCGGTTGTTCGCGGAAATCGCGAGGAGTACGCGTGATTTCGCCGTTTCACAGCTGGAAACCGGAGACGAGCGTGTTCGACGGGCGATTGTCGCGGCCATTGATCGGCTCGAACACGTGACTGGTCTCCTGCGGGTCAATCTGAACGAATCGGCAGCGCTCGAACAGTTCCTTCTTGGCAGCCTGCGAATCTGGTCGCGGCGTTCAACCTGA
- a CDS encoding HAD-IB family phosphatase, translating to MDARLLLLDCDSTLSAIEGIDELGRVRGEAVFRQVEQMTHDAMEGRVPVEAVFGRRLQIIQPRIRDVLEVGRRYVTTVEPTAEAMLRTVRSAGWTPIIVSGGFRQAIRPLADLLGISRIEAVDLRFDAKGDYAGYDETFPTTRSGGKPEVVAALRRELQPSRVVSVGDGVSDLETKPFVDRFVGFGRYLRRDRVAGEAHAFVSSLADLPAILEQVAIPG from the coding sequence ATGGATGCACGACTTCTCCTTCTCGATTGTGACAGCACCCTGTCCGCCATTGAGGGCATCGACGAGCTTGGACGGGTCAGGGGGGAGGCGGTCTTCAGGCAGGTGGAGCAGATGACCCACGATGCGATGGAAGGCCGCGTTCCTGTTGAAGCCGTATTCGGGCGGCGCCTGCAGATCATCCAGCCTCGGATTCGTGATGTTCTTGAAGTGGGCCGGCGCTATGTGACCACCGTTGAACCGACTGCAGAGGCCATGCTTCGAACAGTCCGTTCGGCGGGCTGGACTCCAATCATCGTCAGCGGAGGATTCCGCCAGGCGATTCGGCCTCTCGCAGATCTGCTCGGAATCTCAAGGATTGAGGCCGTCGATCTGCGCTTCGACGCCAAGGGCGACTACGCAGGCTATGACGAGACGTTTCCCACAACACGTTCCGGTGGGAAGCCCGAAGTCGTCGCTGCACTGCGGCGCGAACTGCAACCGTCGCGGGTTGTCAGTGTCGGCGACGGTGTGAGCGACCTCGAGACCAAACCATTCGTCGATCGGTTTGTTGGATTCGGCCGGTACCTGCGTCGCGATCGAGTGGCCGGAGAGGCGCATGCCTTTGTCAGTTCCCTCGCCGACTTGCCAGCGATCCTGGAGCAGGTTGCCATCCCAGGCTAG
- a CDS encoding dTMP kinase gives MPTKQNRSGKLISFEGSEGSGKSTQIARLAAHLQSLSRDVVTVREPGGTEIGEQIRTIIVHNSKGEEMCAETELLLFAAARAQLVREVIAPALLRKCIVLSDRFLDSSTVYQGVARNLSMDPVNQINLFAVGQVIPDITVVLDVPPDVSLARIRRRASDLPDRMERENIDFYTKVREGYLVLAKGLPERFVIIDGTQSEDAIEKKVWASIKDRLD, from the coding sequence ATGCCCACGAAACAGAACCGGTCCGGAAAGCTCATTTCCTTTGAAGGCTCCGAGGGGAGTGGAAAGTCCACCCAGATCGCGCGCCTGGCTGCGCATCTTCAGTCTCTTTCGCGGGATGTTGTAACGGTTCGCGAACCGGGTGGAACGGAGATTGGGGAGCAAATCCGCACGATCATCGTCCACAATTCCAAGGGCGAGGAGATGTGCGCGGAAACGGAACTTCTGCTATTCGCCGCAGCCCGGGCCCAGCTTGTTCGAGAAGTGATTGCTCCCGCCCTGCTCAGAAAGTGCATCGTGCTGAGCGACCGATTCCTCGATTCCTCGACAGTGTACCAGGGCGTGGCGCGCAATCTGTCCATGGACCCCGTGAACCAGATCAACCTCTTTGCCGTCGGTCAGGTCATTCCCGACATCACCGTGGTCCTGGATGTGCCTCCGGACGTCAGCCTCGCGCGCATCCGCAGACGTGCGTCCGATCTTCCGGATCGCATGGAGCGGGAAAACATCGACTTCTACACGAAGGTGCGCGAAGGCTACCTGGTTCTCGCCAAAGGCCTTCCCGAGCGATTCGTGATCATTGACGGCACCCAGTCAGAGGACGCGATCGAGAAGAAGGTGTGGGCCTCCATCAAGGACCGCCTGGACTGA